A genomic segment from Eisenibacter elegans DSM 3317 encodes:
- a CDS encoding GSCFA domain-containing protein: protein MPDIAFRTALACEPITPSFALKSPVLTVGSCFADTIGQRLLAHKFEGLSNPFGVIFNPLSVHKLLSQAIAPQPELWSAPRFVQQDGLWLHYDWHSEHYAANKDTLIQQLQQTLHTVAEVLQKAQWIVYTFGTAWVYRLRTDHTLVANCHKSPAANFEKQLLSVAEIVADFAKLHTLVAQHNPRLHWLLTVSPVRHLKDTLPLNSVSKSVLRLACHELSQNLAQVHYFPAYELLLDDLRDYRFYAQDMLHPSEQAQEYIWQQFAQAAFNPETQAAVRQWSKIRQALQHRPLRPESVAHQQFLQNIYKQVEAFGRTNDVDVAAELNLLSKQL, encoded by the coding sequence ATGCCTGATATTGCCTTTCGGACAGCACTGGCCTGCGAACCTATTACCCCTTCATTTGCCCTAAAGTCCCCTGTATTGACGGTGGGCTCTTGCTTTGCCGATACGATTGGCCAGCGCCTGTTGGCACACAAATTTGAGGGTTTGAGCAACCCATTTGGCGTGATTTTCAACCCATTATCGGTACACAAGCTCTTGTCTCAGGCTATTGCCCCACAGCCGGAACTATGGTCAGCCCCCCGATTTGTACAACAAGACGGGCTGTGGTTGCATTATGACTGGCACTCCGAGCATTATGCAGCCAATAAAGATACCCTCATACAGCAACTTCAGCAAACCCTGCATACGGTGGCGGAAGTACTTCAAAAAGCCCAGTGGATTGTCTATACTTTCGGAACAGCGTGGGTCTATCGCCTCCGTACCGACCACACCCTAGTAGCCAATTGCCACAAAAGCCCTGCGGCCAATTTTGAAAAACAACTGCTGAGTGTAGCGGAAATAGTGGCTGATTTTGCCAAGCTTCACACCCTAGTAGCCCAACATAACCCTAGGCTGCATTGGCTGCTGACGGTCAGCCCAGTACGGCACCTCAAAGATACCTTGCCACTCAATAGTGTCAGCAAATCGGTCTTGCGTTTGGCTTGCCATGAGCTAAGCCAAAACTTGGCACAAGTGCATTATTTCCCTGCTTATGAACTGCTTTTGGACGACCTGCGCGACTACCGCTTCTATGCTCAAGATATGCTCCACCCTAGCGAACAAGCACAGGAGTATATCTGGCAGCAGTTTGCCCAAGCCGCCTTCAACCCCGAAACACAAGCGGCTGTCCGACAGTGGAGCAAAATACGCCAAGCCCTCCAACATCGACCCCTGCGCCCTGAAAGTGTAGCTCATCAGCAGTTTTTACAAAATATTTACAAACAAGTAGAGGCTTTTGGGCGAACAAACGATGTTGATGTTGCTGCTGAACTAAATTTGTTGTCGAAACAGTTATGA
- a CDS encoding patatin-like phospholipase family protein, translating into MIFFTRFVSLWLLSASLLACLITPPLQAQKVALVLSGGGAKGIAHLGVIKALEEHQIPIDYIIGTSMGGIIGGFYAAGYSVDELEDIVLSDAFQDWVSGRVSGQYRYRLYQKDPNASLVSVRLALDSLLKPSLKSTIVKDYTLNFALAELLAQASAATDCSFDSLMIPFRCMAADVFTQEEIVLAHGILADALRATMSVPLFFNPIRVQGRYLFDGGIYDNFPVEKAKQIFSPDVVIGVNVSTKNFTEYPYQDDEKHLKDALFYLLLSKSDSTSLDSGDVFIEPSVHEFTALNFNRAPDFLRIGYEAGLRKIPEISQKISRRLASSTLDTARQEFRAKMPPFQLGQVSVTGLPKRHQGYIKNTLLATNKALSLEEVKRRYYRLVEADKFEALYPSFYFNEETQAYDFNLQVKPDRTIHADIGGNLSTRSLSALYAGIQYQVLNRYLYNFGVQAYLGNFYSSVKANAKINIPSRVPLYIEPFYVYNNFNYSNINELIFRQSPRQAILTQLDHYTGVNTHVARGSLGKFVFSGAYFYTANRYSSTSTFSSGDLLDFTRFEGARLAAGYYENTLNHLIFPLEGHSLEISGRFFIGNELFSPGTRSVFQETLRFTDTHQWFMAKFHAERYWGSRRMRLGYLLEAVLSNQPVFRNYYSSKLYAPSFFPLMDSRTLFLPSFRAPNYVVLGAKVAYRFNKNWHARLEAYAFNTYEPIIDQEQRPERSFQEFDYLRVAGSASLVYNTFVGPVSLQLNYYEEQRQSFSLLFNIGFLLFNPRPFD; encoded by the coding sequence ATGATTTTTTTTACACGATTTGTCAGTCTTTGGCTGCTGTCAGCCAGTTTGTTGGCTTGCCTTATTACTCCTCCTCTTCAAGCACAAAAAGTGGCCTTGGTACTCAGTGGAGGGGGAGCTAAGGGAATTGCACACTTAGGCGTGATCAAAGCATTGGAAGAACACCAAATTCCGATTGATTACATCATTGGAACCTCTATGGGGGGAATTATCGGGGGTTTTTACGCAGCGGGTTATAGTGTCGACGAGTTAGAAGATATTGTATTGAGTGATGCATTTCAAGATTGGGTTTCGGGTCGGGTGAGTGGCCAATACCGCTATCGGTTGTACCAAAAAGACCCCAATGCATCCTTGGTTTCTGTACGGCTGGCCTTAGATTCTTTGCTCAAACCTTCACTCAAGAGCACCATTGTCAAGGATTATACCCTCAATTTTGCGTTGGCCGAACTATTGGCACAGGCCTCTGCGGCGACAGATTGCAGCTTCGACAGCCTGATGATTCCGTTTAGGTGTATGGCTGCCGATGTGTTTACCCAAGAGGAGATTGTCTTGGCTCATGGGATTTTGGCCGATGCCCTGCGGGCAACAATGAGTGTACCTTTGTTTTTTAACCCTATCCGGGTACAGGGGCGCTACTTGTTTGACGGGGGAATTTATGATAATTTTCCGGTAGAGAAAGCCAAGCAAATTTTTAGTCCTGATGTCGTCATTGGGGTGAATGTGTCTACTAAAAACTTTACGGAATATCCATATCAAGATGATGAAAAACACTTGAAGGATGCGCTATTTTACCTGTTACTTTCCAAAAGTGATAGCACTTCCCTCGACTCAGGAGATGTGTTTATAGAGCCATCTGTACACGAGTTTACGGCCTTGAACTTCAACCGTGCGCCAGACTTTTTGCGGATTGGCTACGAGGCAGGGCTGAGAAAAATCCCTGAAATCAGCCAGAAAATCAGCCGCAGGCTTGCCTCCTCTACATTAGATACTGCGCGTCAGGAGTTTCGAGCCAAAATGCCTCCCTTTCAGCTGGGGCAAGTATCCGTAACAGGCTTGCCCAAAAGACACCAAGGGTATATCAAAAACACCTTATTGGCTACCAACAAAGCCCTCAGCCTCGAAGAGGTCAAGCGGCGGTATTATCGGTTGGTAGAAGCCGATAAATTTGAAGCCTTGTATCCTAGTTTTTACTTCAATGAAGAGACACAAGCCTATGATTTCAACTTGCAAGTAAAACCAGACCGAACAATCCATGCCGACATTGGGGGCAATCTCTCCACCCGCAGCCTTAGCGCCTTGTATGCCGGTATACAGTATCAAGTCCTGAATCGCTACTTGTACAATTTTGGGGTACAGGCCTACTTAGGCAACTTTTATAGCTCTGTGAAGGCCAATGCTAAAATCAATATCCCTTCTCGCGTGCCGCTATATATTGAGCCTTTTTATGTGTATAATAATTTTAATTATTCAAATATCAATGAACTTATTTTTAGACAAAGCCCTAGGCAAGCGATTTTGACACAACTCGACCATTACACTGGAGTCAATACACACGTAGCGCGAGGGAGTTTGGGTAAATTTGTCTTTAGTGGAGCCTATTTTTATACCGCCAACCGTTATTCGAGTACCAGTACATTCAGCTCTGGCGACTTGTTGGACTTTACCCGCTTCGAGGGTGCGCGCTTAGCTGCCGGCTATTATGAGAATACACTCAATCATTTAATATTTCCATTAGAAGGACATTCTTTGGAAATATCAGGACGTTTTTTTATTGGTAATGAGTTATTTAGCCCCGGTACGCGCTCGGTTTTTCAAGAAACCCTTCGTTTTACAGATACCCATCAATGGTTTATGGCCAAGTTTCATGCGGAGCGCTATTGGGGAAGTCGGCGGATGCGGCTCGGCTATCTCTTGGAGGCTGTTTTGAGTAACCAGCCAGTATTTAGGAATTATTATTCGAGCAAACTCTATGCGCCGTCTTTCTTCCCGCTGATGGATAGCCGAACGCTGTTTTTACCGAGCTTTCGCGCACCCAATTATGTGGTTTTGGGCGCTAAAGTGGCATATCGATTCAACAAAAACTGGCATGCGCGTTTGGAAGCCTATGCCTTCAATACCTACGAGCCTATTATTGACCAAGAGCAGCGTCCTGAGCGCAGTTTTCAAGAGTTTGACTACCTTAGGGTAGCAGGCAGTGCCTCTTTGGTGTACAATACCTTTGTGGGGCCGGTAAGCCTACAGCTCAATTATTATGAAGAGCAGCGGCAGAGCTTCAGTTTGTTGTTCAACATAGGCTTCTTATTGTTTAACCCCCGCCCATTTGACTAA
- the ribD gene encoding bifunctional diaminohydroxyphosphoribosylaminopyrimidine deaminase/5-amino-6-(5-phosphoribosylamino)uracil reductase RibD codes for MNHEMYMRRALWLATRGRGLVSPNPMVGCVIVARGEVIGEGWHQRYGQAHAEVNAVRAVKDPTLIAEATVYVTLEPCAHIGKTPPCADMLVDLRPALVVIACTDPNPKVAGQGIAKLQEAGIPVLLGVLEQEARQLNRRFLTAIAEKRPYWVLKWAQTADGFLARADYDSRWISNPLSRMWVHRWRSEEDAVLVGKNTAHYDNPQLNVRQWEGRDPHRLVIDRHNSLAPSLHLFQGEQPTICYNFSKNQQTGNTTWVALPQNDFWQALSDDLYQRGIHSVLVEGGTAIFNALLNDNRWDELHCFEAQEQVFEQGIPAPAIPPGAVLQTRQTILNDHYSHYLHPRHQEVVLH; via the coding sequence ATGAATCACGAGATGTACATGCGCCGCGCTTTGTGGTTGGCTACACGCGGGCGCGGGCTGGTCAGTCCTAACCCGATGGTGGGTTGTGTGATTGTAGCCCGAGGAGAGGTTATTGGTGAAGGCTGGCATCAACGTTATGGCCAAGCACATGCTGAAGTCAACGCTGTGCGGGCGGTCAAAGACCCAACGCTGATTGCCGAAGCGACGGTATACGTTACCTTGGAGCCTTGTGCTCATATCGGAAAAACACCCCCCTGTGCGGATATGTTGGTGGATTTGCGCCCGGCATTGGTAGTCATTGCGTGTACAGACCCCAATCCCAAGGTGGCAGGCCAAGGCATTGCCAAGCTGCAAGAAGCCGGTATCCCGGTGTTGTTGGGCGTGTTGGAGCAGGAAGCCCGCCAACTCAACCGCCGCTTTCTGACTGCTATTGCTGAGAAGCGCCCGTATTGGGTACTCAAATGGGCGCAGACTGCCGACGGCTTCTTAGCACGTGCCGACTATGATTCGCGCTGGATTAGTAATCCGCTTTCGCGAATGTGGGTACACCGCTGGCGTAGCGAAGAGGATGCCGTATTGGTTGGGAAAAATACAGCCCATTATGATAACCCCCAACTCAATGTCAGGCAGTGGGAAGGGCGAGACCCACACCGCCTTGTGATAGATAGACACAACAGTCTTGCACCCAGCCTACACCTGTTTCAGGGGGAGCAGCCGACAATCTGCTATAACTTCTCCAAAAACCAACAAACCGGTAACACCACTTGGGTGGCATTGCCTCAGAACGATTTTTGGCAGGCGCTCTCCGATGACCTCTACCAGCGGGGTATCCACAGCGTGTTGGTAGAAGGTGGTACCGCTATTTTCAATGCCCTGCTGAACGACAATCGTTGGGATGAACTGCATTGCTTTGAGGCTCAGGAGCAGGTTTTTGAACAAGGAATCCCCGCCCCAGCTATCCCGCCGGGGGCTGTACTACAGACCCGACAAACGATTTTGAACGACCACTACAGCCATTATCTACATCCACGACATCAGGAGGTAGTACTACACTGA
- a CDS encoding class I SAM-dependent methyltransferase, giving the protein METLSTNTATWFSTWFDSPYYHILYKNRDEREAKAFIDRLSTYLALSPTEQILDVACGRGRHARMLHDKGFCVTGIDLAPHSIAYASAYADERLQFFVHDMREVFRPEGFDVVLNLFTSFGYFDTEAENLEAIQAMAANLKPQGRLVIDFLNPTVVIASLQPIQQKTVEGITFHLHKRYEAGYIVKDIRFEDQGQTYHFQERVRAINQATFERYFEAAGLQLKAVYGDYAFAPYVAEASERLIFITQKA; this is encoded by the coding sequence ATGGAAACCCTTTCTACCAATACAGCTACTTGGTTTAGCACTTGGTTTGACTCTCCTTATTATCACATTCTCTACAAAAACAGAGATGAGCGCGAGGCCAAGGCCTTCATCGATCGGCTGAGTACTTATTTGGCGCTCAGCCCTACAGAGCAGATCTTGGATGTGGCCTGTGGTAGGGGGCGGCACGCCCGTATGCTTCACGACAAGGGTTTTTGTGTAACGGGTATAGACCTCGCCCCTCATAGTATTGCGTATGCGTCAGCGTATGCAGATGAGCGCTTACAGTTTTTTGTACATGATATGCGGGAGGTGTTCCGACCGGAGGGCTTTGATGTGGTGTTGAACCTATTTACGAGTTTCGGGTATTTCGATACAGAGGCCGAAAACTTGGAAGCTATCCAAGCGATGGCGGCCAACCTCAAGCCCCAAGGCCGTTTGGTGATTGATTTTTTGAACCCAACAGTTGTGATTGCATCCCTACAGCCTATACAACAAAAAACAGTAGAAGGCATCACTTTTCACCTTCACAAGCGCTACGAAGCTGGGTATATTGTCAAAGATATTCGTTTTGAAGACCAAGGGCAAACCTATCACTTTCAGGAGCGGGTACGGGCAATTAACCAAGCGACTTTTGAGCGTTATTTTGAGGCCGCAGGGCTACAGCTAAAGGCTGTGTATGGTGATTATGCTTTTGCGCCTTATGTGGCAGAGGCTTCTGAACGCTTGATTTTCATTACCCAGAAAGCATAA